The Spirosoma radiotolerans genome has a window encoding:
- a CDS encoding sugar phosphate isomerase/epimerase family protein: MTQSRRTFLNQLGLTAAGMGLASTISTDLFAEMAPTKFTFDISLAEFSFAGELMSGKMTNMEFPARAKNDFGINVLEYVSMFFNNKHTDQTYLKELKQRCDDLGMKNNMIMVDGANIADLDAAKRKQAVEAHYAWVDAAKFLGCPAIRVNLGDTSKAITGVADDPADEAAKSAADGYHKLLEYAAKSNMNVIVENHFGNSTDIDWLVGVLKQVNMPNAGLLPDFGNFCRQRSTPETNDIKGIMGTKCIKEYDRYEGVRKMMPYAKGISAKTHKFDASGNETETDFRKMFKIIKDAGFKGYVGIEYEGGIMSMYNPTGGYLPTTEGIRATKTLLERVRTELA, from the coding sequence ATGACACAATCCCGTCGCACTTTCCTGAATCAACTTGGCCTGACAGCCGCTGGCATGGGGCTTGCCTCCACTATCTCTACTGATCTATTTGCCGAAATGGCCCCAACCAAATTCACATTCGACATTTCCTTAGCAGAGTTCTCTTTCGCCGGGGAACTGATGTCGGGAAAGATGACCAACATGGAATTCCCCGCCAGAGCTAAAAATGACTTTGGAATCAACGTGCTGGAATACGTGTCCATGTTTTTCAACAATAAGCACACCGACCAAACTTACCTGAAAGAGCTTAAGCAGCGTTGCGATGACCTCGGCATGAAAAACAATATGATCATGGTCGATGGCGCAAACATTGCCGATCTGGATGCAGCAAAACGGAAGCAGGCTGTCGAAGCGCATTATGCCTGGGTCGATGCCGCCAAGTTTCTGGGTTGCCCTGCCATTCGGGTCAATCTGGGCGATACGTCCAAAGCGATAACGGGCGTAGCCGATGATCCGGCCGATGAAGCCGCCAAGTCTGCCGCTGATGGCTATCATAAATTGCTCGAATATGCCGCCAAATCGAACATGAACGTCATTGTGGAAAATCACTTTGGCAATTCGACCGATATTGACTGGCTGGTTGGTGTGCTCAAACAGGTCAATATGCCCAACGCGGGTCTCCTACCCGATTTTGGCAATTTCTGTCGGCAGCGCAGCACCCCCGAAACCAATGACATCAAAGGCATCATGGGCACCAAATGCATCAAGGAATACGACCGCTATGAGGGCGTTAGGAAGATGATGCCTTATGCGAAAGGCATTAGCGCCAAAACGCATAAGTTCGATGCCAGTGGCAATGAGACCGAAACGGATTTCCGGAAGATGTTCAAGATTATTAAAGACGCTGGTTTTAAGGGTTATGTAGGCATTGAATACGAGGGAGGCATCATGAGCATGTACAACCCAACGGGGGGTTATTTACCCACTACCGAGGGCATCCGGGCCACCAAGACGCTGCTCGAACGCGTACGTACGGAATTGGCCTAA
- a CDS encoding TonB-dependent receptor family protein, with amino-acid sequence MKNRERIRLWLFSLAVCLTGNLIAQPFTQRLAYGPLTDSLPSRTLNQVTVKGFRPTVVESLPAVHGTYLMSGKRNEVIRLADIDANVADKSPRQLFARIPGVFVYDMDGTGNQINIATRGLDPHRSWENNIRQNGIITNSDMYGYPASHYSPPMESINRIELVRGTASLQYGAQFGGMLNYVTKSADTTRQFGFETVNSVGSYGLLSTYNAVGGRVGKWTYYAYYYRRHSNGYRENSRSDANAQFGRLQYQATKRLGFTAELGRSTYNYQIPGPLTDAMFAQDPRQSTRSRNYFNPDIYIPSLKTDWQLSDRTRLLWTVSAVLGARNSVQLDAFATVPDTISRATGQYKARQVDIDNFNSYTSEWRLLHQYKLGNVGSVLAVGVQLMNNDLHRRQLGVGTTDTDFDLSLTSPFRRDLHYRTRNVAAFAENQFHLTDRLTISPGMRLESGKTEMRGTITYYAPENLPTDISHHFLLLGINGEYRVNESVKVYGGWSQAYRPVVFKDIIPASVYERIDKNLKDAYGYNAEMGIDGRWQTLHLNVTVFDLLYRNRLGTVLLTNTDGTNYIFRTNIGDSRSTGVEALVETQLVRTERIMISGFTSTAYNKARYLKGQVSAGAENRSVVGNQVESAPEWTSRNGLTARYGTTSLTLQYSYVSQTFSDALNTPVASANGAVGPVSAYSLWDLNGTWHSKRGLTIRGSVNNLLNQQYFTKRPTFYPGPGVWPSDGRSAVLTVGLTI; translated from the coding sequence ATGAAAAATAGGGAAAGAATACGGCTTTGGCTGTTTAGTTTAGCCGTCTGTCTGACGGGTAATCTAATAGCTCAGCCGTTCACCCAACGCCTGGCATATGGGCCATTAACGGACTCGTTACCCAGCCGAACACTGAATCAGGTAACGGTAAAAGGGTTTCGCCCAACGGTAGTTGAGTCGTTGCCTGCTGTGCATGGTACTTACCTAATGAGCGGAAAGCGCAACGAAGTCATCCGGTTGGCCGACATTGATGCCAACGTGGCAGATAAAAGCCCCCGTCAGCTGTTTGCGCGCATCCCTGGCGTGTTTGTTTATGACATGGACGGCACCGGGAATCAGATCAATATAGCCACTCGGGGACTCGATCCGCACCGGTCGTGGGAGAATAATATCCGGCAGAATGGCATCATTACCAACTCGGATATGTATGGCTATCCGGCCAGTCACTACTCGCCCCCTATGGAAAGCATTAACCGAATTGAGTTGGTCCGTGGTACAGCCTCACTACAATATGGGGCTCAGTTTGGCGGTATGCTCAATTACGTAACCAAGAGCGCCGATACCACACGCCAGTTTGGCTTCGAGACCGTAAACTCCGTTGGTTCATACGGGTTGCTGAGCACCTACAACGCTGTGGGTGGTCGCGTAGGCAAGTGGACCTATTATGCATACTACTATCGGCGCCACTCGAACGGGTACCGGGAAAATAGCCGCTCCGATGCCAATGCCCAGTTTGGCCGCCTACAGTATCAGGCCACTAAGCGGTTGGGGTTTACGGCCGAACTGGGTCGGTCAACGTACAATTACCAGATTCCGGGACCATTGACGGATGCGATGTTTGCCCAGGACCCGCGCCAGTCGACCCGGAGCCGGAATTATTTTAACCCGGACATCTATATCCCATCGCTGAAAACAGACTGGCAACTGTCGGATCGGACTCGGCTTCTGTGGACGGTATCGGCTGTTTTGGGGGCTCGTAACAGCGTTCAACTGGATGCTTTCGCTACCGTTCCCGATACCATCAGCCGGGCAACGGGCCAATATAAAGCCCGGCAGGTTGATATTGATAACTTCAACAGCTATACCTCCGAATGGCGGTTGCTGCATCAATATAAACTGGGTAACGTTGGCTCAGTCCTGGCGGTGGGTGTACAACTAATGAACAATGACCTGCACCGTCGTCAGCTTGGCGTGGGTACGACCGATACGGATTTTGATCTGTCGCTGACCAGTCCGTTTAGGCGCGATCTGCATTACCGAACCCGAAATGTTGCAGCCTTTGCCGAAAACCAGTTTCACCTGACGGATCGGCTGACGATTTCGCCAGGTATGCGGCTCGAAAGTGGTAAGACAGAGATGCGCGGTACGATTACCTATTACGCACCGGAAAACTTACCGACCGATATCAGTCATCATTTCCTATTGTTGGGCATCAATGGCGAGTACCGCGTCAATGAGTCTGTTAAGGTATATGGCGGCTGGTCACAGGCGTATCGTCCGGTTGTTTTTAAGGACATCATTCCAGCGTCCGTCTACGAGAGAATCGACAAGAACCTGAAAGATGCCTACGGCTACAACGCCGAAATGGGGATTGACGGTCGCTGGCAGACTTTGCATCTGAATGTTACGGTGTTCGACTTGCTCTACCGGAATCGGCTGGGCACGGTCCTGTTAACCAACACCGATGGAACAAATTACATTTTCCGAACCAACATTGGCGACAGTCGGAGCACAGGTGTAGAGGCACTCGTAGAAACCCAGCTTGTGCGAACGGAGCGAATTATGATTAGCGGATTTACATCAACGGCCTATAACAAAGCGCGTTACCTGAAGGGTCAGGTATCAGCTGGCGCTGAAAATCGGTCAGTAGTGGGTAATCAGGTGGAATCAGCTCCGGAATGGACCAGCCGCAACGGACTGACCGCCCGCTACGGAACCACTAGCCTGACATTGCAATACAGTTATGTCAGCCAGACGTTTTCCGATGCACTGAACACACCCGTTGCGTCGGCTAATGGAGCCGTTGGCCCGGTCTCTGCCTATAGCCTCTGGGATTTGAACGGGACCTGGCATAGCAAACGTGGCCTGACGATTCGCGGAAGTGTGAACAACCTCCTGAATCAGCAATATTTTACCAAACGCCCCA
- a CDS encoding PQQ-dependent sugar dehydrogenase, producing MQSSSYSLRSYRTLTVLCLGAIGLWSYSAKPLVDPGDLPDENRFTKVVLAEKLNEPLEMAILPDERVLLVERHGDVRLYSPATKQIKTIATIPVSTKYKDKEGNETEAEDGLLGVNIDPNFEKNHWVYLYYSPAGAESKNSLTRYELRGDELVLSSKKVLLDVATQREQCCHTGGSIDWDRDGNLYLSTGDNTSPRATLYAPIDERPGRGPWDAQKSSGNTNDLRGKILRIHPEADGTYTIPDGNLFPKGTPNTRPEIYTMGHRNPYRISVDKRTGYVYWGDVGPDAGVDSVGVGPTAEDEYNQAQKPGNFGWPYFVGDNKAYNDVDFASNKSGAKFDPAHPVNDSPNNTGLRDLPPAQPALISYTAGETKKFPLMGSGGRSAMAGPTYYKDDFKNAKRLFPDYYNGKVFMYEWMRDMILAVSFDGKGAMTKMERFLPNMSFSHPIDMAFGPNGDLYVLEYGTGWFLKNDDSRLVRIEFNGGNRKPNIQIAASQTAGAVPLKVNLSSNGTKDFDGDALTYQWKIVSQAGGAKGDGPIVLTEPNPTFTFQKPGQYKAILTVTDAKGLKDSREVDIMAGNQPPQVTLDVAKGNKSFYFPGQAIAYQVKVTDKEDGSLANGRILPKQVLVQATYQDEANAQTKSESGHKFSEATYLSTGQTLMEKSDCKACHFTDKKSVGPAFTDVAKRYKNDANAVASLSNKIIKGGGGSWGDAIMTAHPQLAMPDANEIVKYILTLSDKKVASPSLSPQGTYMPKENEKGSLVFRASYKDKGANGLPPQMADQVLVLRNPLVAMGASSSQSKGITLFKMGTQPYPLVVVMASDTYVQFDQLDLTGIKTMEFAVAVPKAQLIAVGGRIEIRIDSPNGPLLGQTEELLPNTSNDPADMFKPSMAKVSITPTTGQHNLYFVFKNEKAGKSPLFVPATVQFSN from the coding sequence ATGCAATCTAGCTCCTATTCATTAAGGTCCTACCGCACATTGACAGTCTTGTGCCTGGGGGCTATAGGCCTTTGGTCTTACTCGGCAAAACCACTTGTCGATCCAGGCGACTTACCCGATGAGAATCGCTTCACAAAGGTAGTGCTCGCCGAAAAGCTAAACGAGCCGCTCGAGATGGCCATTCTTCCCGATGAGCGTGTGCTACTCGTTGAACGACACGGCGACGTTCGACTGTATTCACCGGCGACCAAACAAATCAAAACGATTGCCACAATTCCGGTCAGCACAAAATATAAAGATAAAGAAGGGAATGAAACCGAAGCAGAAGACGGCCTGCTAGGCGTTAATATTGACCCTAATTTTGAGAAAAACCACTGGGTTTATCTCTATTACTCGCCCGCTGGCGCTGAATCGAAGAATAGCCTGACCCGTTACGAACTGCGGGGTGATGAACTGGTGCTTTCGTCTAAAAAAGTTTTACTGGACGTGGCCACCCAGCGCGAGCAATGCTGCCATACGGGTGGCTCCATCGACTGGGACCGCGACGGTAATCTGTACCTCTCTACCGGCGACAACACCAGCCCGCGCGCAACCCTCTACGCGCCCATCGACGAACGACCCGGACGCGGCCCCTGGGATGCCCAGAAATCGTCAGGGAATACCAATGATTTGCGGGGAAAAATTCTGCGTATTCATCCCGAAGCCGACGGTACATACACCATTCCCGACGGCAATTTATTTCCCAAAGGGACCCCAAATACCCGTCCGGAAATTTATACCATGGGCCACCGCAACCCTTACCGGATTTCGGTGGACAAGCGGACGGGGTACGTGTACTGGGGCGATGTCGGACCCGATGCGGGCGTCGATTCGGTGGGTGTTGGCCCAACGGCAGAGGATGAGTACAATCAGGCTCAAAAGCCCGGAAATTTTGGATGGCCCTACTTTGTGGGCGATAACAAAGCGTACAACGATGTCGATTTCGCATCGAATAAATCAGGCGCAAAATTTGACCCGGCTCATCCGGTCAACGACTCGCCGAACAACACAGGCCTGCGTGACCTCCCTCCGGCCCAACCGGCTTTAATTTCGTACACGGCAGGCGAGACTAAGAAATTCCCACTCATGGGCAGCGGAGGCCGTAGCGCTATGGCTGGACCAACCTACTACAAAGACGATTTCAAGAACGCAAAACGTCTTTTTCCGGACTATTACAACGGGAAAGTATTTATGTATGAGTGGATGCGTGACATGATTCTGGCCGTTAGCTTCGATGGCAAAGGCGCTATGACGAAAATGGAGCGCTTTCTGCCAAATATGTCCTTCAGTCACCCTATCGACATGGCGTTCGGCCCAAATGGCGACCTGTACGTCCTCGAATACGGCACGGGCTGGTTCCTTAAAAACGATGATTCCCGCCTGGTGCGCATTGAATTCAATGGGGGTAATCGTAAGCCCAACATACAGATTGCAGCCAGCCAGACAGCAGGAGCAGTTCCCCTGAAAGTCAATTTATCGTCCAACGGCACGAAAGATTTTGACGGCGATGCCCTGACGTATCAGTGGAAGATCGTTAGTCAGGCCGGAGGGGCAAAAGGGGATGGGCCAATCGTTTTGACGGAGCCCAACCCGACGTTTACGTTTCAGAAACCAGGTCAGTACAAAGCGATTCTGACCGTAACCGATGCGAAAGGTCTGAAAGATTCCCGCGAGGTCGATATCATGGCGGGCAACCAGCCACCCCAGGTAACACTGGACGTAGCCAAAGGGAACAAAAGCTTTTATTTTCCTGGTCAGGCCATTGCTTATCAGGTCAAGGTAACGGATAAAGAAGACGGCAGCCTGGCCAACGGCCGGATTCTGCCCAAGCAGGTGCTGGTGCAGGCCACCTATCAGGACGAAGCAAACGCTCAGACAAAGAGCGAGTCAGGGCATAAATTCTCGGAAGCAACGTATCTATCGACAGGCCAAACTCTGATGGAGAAAAGTGACTGTAAAGCATGTCATTTCACCGATAAAAAGTCGGTAGGACCCGCTTTCACCGACGTAGCGAAACGGTATAAAAACGATGCCAATGCCGTAGCCAGTTTATCGAACAAAATCATCAAAGGAGGGGGCGGTTCCTGGGGAGATGCCATCATGACAGCGCATCCACAACTGGCGATGCCCGACGCAAACGAGATTGTCAAGTACATACTAACGCTATCGGACAAAAAAGTAGCGAGCCCGTCGCTGTCTCCGCAGGGTACGTATATGCCCAAAGAAAACGAGAAAGGAAGTCTGGTTTTCCGGGCATCGTACAAGGACAAGGGTGCCAATGGTTTACCGCCACAAATGGCTGACCAGGTACTGGTGTTACGCAACCCGCTGGTGGCGATGGGCGCAAGCAGCAGCCAGTCAAAAGGAATTACCCTCTTCAAAATGGGTACCCAACCCTATCCGTTGGTTGTGGTAATGGCGTCAGATACCTACGTGCAGTTTGACCAGCTCGACCTGACGGGCATCAAGACGATGGAGTTTGCCGTAGCGGTTCCTAAGGCGCAGCTCATTGCGGTAGGTGGCCGCATCGAAATACGAATCGACTCGCCTAACGGCCCACTGCTCGGACAGACCGAGGAGCTTTTGCCAAATACAAGCAACGACCCGGCCGATATGTTTAAGCCCAGCATGGCCAAGGTCAGCATTACGCCCACGACAGGTCAGCACAATTTGTACTTCGTCTTTAAGAATGAGAAAGCGGGTAAGTCACCTCTGTTCGTGCCCGCTACAGTTCAATTTTCTAACTAA
- a CDS encoding ThuA domain-containing protein: MLRNVVKILLGLVLFLALLVGGFVVFGLYVTRQLPWQKPVFDTARPADPGPVGEKGVLIFSKTNGFRHESIEPGIDALRKAGKEKGWDVRTTENGAYFNDDYLRRFKTVVFLSTTGDVLTPEQEKAFAKFVENGGGYVGIHAASDTEYGWDWYDHMLGTHFRDHPLYPEHLPEAEIITDTQTHPTTKHLPATFRRVDEWYNFKQSVRGKDSIQVLLTLNEATYKAVWPKAMGGDHPISWTNVVGKGRVFYTGFGHTNETFTDQYAMPHIVAGIEWAGRF, from the coding sequence ATGCTTCGTAACGTTGTAAAAATCCTGCTGGGCCTGGTTTTGTTTTTGGCCCTGCTGGTGGGCGGGTTTGTTGTTTTTGGCCTATATGTGACGCGGCAACTGCCGTGGCAGAAACCCGTTTTTGATACCGCCCGGCCAGCCGATCCGGGCCCGGTTGGCGAGAAAGGGGTGCTCATTTTTTCAAAAACAAACGGTTTTCGGCACGAATCCATTGAACCGGGTATCGACGCCCTCAGGAAAGCGGGTAAGGAGAAAGGCTGGGACGTTCGGACAACCGAAAACGGCGCTTACTTCAACGACGATTACCTCCGCCGGTTCAAAACGGTCGTGTTTCTGTCTACCACAGGTGACGTGCTGACGCCGGAGCAGGAAAAAGCCTTTGCGAAATTCGTTGAGAACGGAGGAGGCTACGTGGGTATTCATGCTGCTTCCGACACTGAGTACGGATGGGACTGGTACGACCACATGCTCGGGACGCACTTCCGTGATCATCCGTTATATCCTGAACACCTGCCCGAAGCCGAGATTATTACCGACACCCAGACGCACCCAACGACCAAACACCTGCCCGCCACCTTTCGCCGGGTCGATGAATGGTATAACTTCAAGCAGAGTGTCCGGGGAAAAGACAGTATTCAGGTATTGCTGACTCTGAACGAAGCCACTTACAAAGCAGTCTGGCCAAAAGCCATGGGTGGCGATCATCCTATTTCCTGGACGAATGTCGTCGGGAAAGGTCGGGTGTTTTATACGGGCTTTGGCCACACCAACGAAACCTTCACCGACCAATACGCCATGCCGCACATTGTCGCTGGCATCGAATGGGCCGGGCGGTTCTAG
- a CDS encoding DUF2490 domain-containing protein, with translation MRYVYLFCLLIYGPISLAQDWTFYGFFPALSQSGNLSKKFQYNLYLSSTIDAFHQTVENKEFPATALQYYLQPSLLYRIRPNMQLGVGYAYVKHNLFGLHVNENRLWAQVAVTHDVSSLGRLKVSHRLRYEERYPLNMKTSQWSYATLFRYQLGVNLPLYDPKRQSKGFYASASNEAFLCLSGAKNSPISARNAFYGENWLYGGMGYNTGRFGKIELGYMYQYLIRNPQQDHRYLHLLQATWITSFDLSEVGVWFFTPQN, from the coding sequence ATGCGTTACGTTTATCTCTTTTGTTTATTGATATATGGTCCGATAAGCCTGGCACAGGACTGGACATTTTATGGGTTTTTTCCGGCCCTCTCTCAATCCGGGAATCTGAGTAAGAAGTTTCAGTACAACCTATATCTGTCATCGACAATAGACGCGTTTCACCAAACCGTTGAAAATAAGGAGTTTCCGGCCACTGCCCTTCAGTATTACCTACAGCCGAGTCTGCTGTACAGAATCCGGCCAAACATGCAGCTTGGCGTCGGTTATGCCTATGTGAAGCACAACCTGTTTGGGTTGCATGTCAATGAAAACAGGCTTTGGGCGCAAGTTGCTGTTACACACGATGTGTCCAGTCTGGGGCGGTTGAAAGTGTCGCATCGGCTGCGGTATGAAGAACGATACCCGCTCAACATGAAAACCAGCCAATGGTCCTATGCTACCTTGTTTCGGTATCAGCTGGGCGTCAATCTGCCGTTGTATGATCCCAAACGTCAGTCGAAGGGGTTCTACGCATCGGCCTCCAATGAAGCTTTTCTATGCCTGTCGGGCGCAAAAAACAGCCCTATCAGTGCCAGGAATGCTTTTTACGGGGAGAACTGGCTGTATGGAGGGATGGGTTACAACACCGGTCGATTTGGCAAGATTGAATTGGGCTACATGTACCAGTACTTAATCCGAAACCCGCAGCAGGACCATCGCTATTTACACCTGTTGCAGGCTACCTGGATCACTTCGTTTGACTTATCGGAGGTGGGCGTCTGGTTTTTTACCCCTCAAAATTGA
- the moaA gene encoding GTP 3',8-cyclase MoaA, with the protein MIYDNHNRPITYVRLAVTDRCNLRCFYCMPEEGIKYLPKHQVLTYEEMERLVRVLAQLGVQKVRITGGEPFVRAGLMDFLHRLAEIDGLNDISLTTNGVLTAPHVGALAALGVKSVNLSLDTLDRERFRQITRRDELPAVLKTLDALLAAGIHTKINAVVMDGQNTQDLVPLTDMTRTMPVDVRFIEEMPFNGEGSHYPVLHWTHRRIVEEIQSHFPDLQKLPDPPFSTSANYQVPGHQGTIGVIAAFSRTFCGTCNRIRMTAQGTLKTCLYDNGVLDVRALLRGGASDDELTVAFLKAFSHRPANGFEAEQQRDTVTESMSTIGG; encoded by the coding sequence ATGATTTACGACAACCACAATCGCCCCATCACGTACGTCCGGCTGGCCGTAACGGACCGCTGCAATCTACGGTGCTTCTACTGCATGCCCGAAGAAGGCATTAAGTATTTACCGAAGCATCAGGTACTGACCTACGAAGAAATGGAGCGGCTGGTACGGGTGCTGGCTCAGTTAGGGGTTCAAAAAGTGCGGATTACAGGTGGAGAACCTTTCGTGCGAGCAGGTCTGATGGATTTCCTGCATCGGCTGGCTGAGATTGACGGCCTGAATGACATTTCCCTCACAACAAACGGTGTTTTAACCGCTCCGCACGTCGGGGCACTGGCTGCTCTGGGCGTTAAGTCGGTAAATTTAAGCCTGGACACACTCGATCGGGAGCGATTTCGCCAGATAACCCGGCGCGATGAGTTACCCGCCGTTTTGAAAACCCTCGATGCGCTCCTGGCAGCCGGTATTCATACGAAGATTAATGCGGTGGTCATGGACGGACAGAATACGCAGGATCTGGTTCCGCTGACGGACATGACCCGCACCATGCCCGTTGACGTCCGGTTTATTGAGGAAATGCCCTTCAATGGCGAAGGCAGCCATTACCCGGTGCTCCACTGGACGCACCGCCGAATTGTCGAAGAAATTCAGAGCCACTTTCCCGATCTACAGAAGTTACCAGACCCACCCTTTTCTACTTCAGCCAATTACCAGGTTCCAGGGCATCAGGGCACTATTGGCGTCATTGCGGCTTTCAGCCGGACTTTCTGCGGCACCTGTAACCGAATTCGTATGACGGCGCAGGGTACCTTAAAAACCTGCCTGTATGACAACGGAGTGCTGGATGTTCGGGCCTTGCTTCGGGGTGGCGCTTCGGACGACGAGCTAACGGTTGCCTTCCTGAAAGCCTTTTCGCACCGCCCGGCCAATGGCTTCGAAGCCGAACAGCAACGAGATACTGTTACGGAGTCGATGTCTACCATTGGCGGGTAA
- a CDS encoding ABC transporter substrate-binding protein, producing the protein MNTRIRLALDRTPNTNHTGFYVALAKGFYSQVGLDVELISPDQDEYRTMPARRVSKGEAELAITPSESVVSYQTNGVPLIAVAAVLARDISAIVTLKESGISRPRELDGKVYGSYGARYEDDMIRQLIQNDDGRGQFISHKLGWDGIWRALLTREVDAAWCWLTWEGVQADIQGVDLNQFLFDEYEIPYGYNPVLTAHSQWTEQNGDALRRFLEETAAGYRFAIKNPDESVRLLMKTANHPTLTKRNFLEQSQQLVSGYYLDGEGHWGFMHRNVWVSFVNWMIRNHLLSDRDGELIQRMDVDTLFTNKFLDGVPAMMR; encoded by the coding sequence ATGAATACTCGCATTCGTTTAGCCCTTGATAGGACACCTAATACTAACCATACCGGCTTTTATGTTGCCCTGGCCAAAGGGTTTTACAGTCAGGTAGGGCTCGACGTAGAACTTATATCGCCCGATCAGGATGAGTACCGGACAATGCCCGCCCGGCGGGTATCTAAAGGAGAAGCCGAATTAGCCATCACTCCCTCAGAGAGCGTGGTTAGCTACCAGACAAATGGCGTGCCCCTAATAGCGGTTGCGGCCGTTCTTGCACGGGACATTAGCGCCATCGTTACCCTTAAAGAAAGTGGCATCAGCCGTCCTCGGGAGCTTGATGGTAAAGTTTATGGTTCGTATGGCGCTCGCTATGAGGACGATATGATTCGGCAGCTTATTCAGAATGATGACGGACGCGGGCAGTTTATCTCCCATAAACTCGGGTGGGACGGCATTTGGCGGGCTTTGTTAACCCGCGAAGTTGATGCGGCCTGGTGCTGGTTGACCTGGGAAGGGGTGCAGGCCGATATTCAGGGCGTTGATCTGAACCAGTTTTTGTTTGACGAATACGAAATTCCCTATGGCTATAATCCCGTGCTGACGGCTCACAGCCAGTGGACAGAACAAAATGGCGATGCGTTGCGCCGGTTTCTGGAGGAGACGGCGGCTGGCTATCGGTTTGCGATAAAAAACCCGGATGAATCGGTTCGGCTGTTGATGAAAACGGCCAATCATCCAACACTCACCAAGCGAAATTTTCTGGAGCAAAGCCAGCAACTGGTTTCGGGCTATTACCTGGATGGTGAAGGCCATTGGGGCTTCATGCACCGCAATGTATGGGTGTCTTTCGTCAATTGGATGATCCGCAACCACTTGCTCAGTGATCGAGATGGTGAGTTGATTCAGCGTATGGACGTTGACACGTTGTTCACGAACAAGTTTCTGGATGGTGTTCCCGCTATGATGCGCTAG
- a CDS encoding NUDIX hydrolase yields MEYQNEVLRFIDELKNYLPHISLDCTIFGFHDGQLKVLLLRWKGTEDWCLPGGRVLHGENLDDAAHRNLQERTGLSEIFLQQFYTFGDVERYKNYSFQETLAKLGLPIELGKEIITRDVSVGYYALVEFAEVTPSPDFFTEECRWWDIDQIPPLLFDHNDMVTLALKTLRRQLSYQPVGYNLLPTKFTMPDLQQLYETILGQSLDRRNFQKRMLGYDILERLEERKTGGAHKAPYLYRFDKEKYEKALKDEILFVG; encoded by the coding sequence ATGGAGTACCAAAATGAAGTGCTGCGGTTCATTGACGAACTGAAAAATTACTTGCCCCATATATCCCTCGACTGTACCATCTTCGGATTTCACGATGGGCAACTGAAGGTATTGCTGTTGCGCTGGAAAGGAACAGAGGACTGGTGCCTGCCGGGCGGCCGGGTGCTTCATGGGGAAAATCTGGATGACGCAGCCCATCGCAACTTACAGGAACGGACCGGTCTGAGCGAAATTTTTCTGCAGCAGTTTTACACCTTTGGCGATGTAGAGCGGTATAAGAATTACTCGTTCCAAGAAACGCTGGCAAAGCTGGGGCTGCCCATTGAACTAGGTAAAGAGATCATTACCCGTGACGTGTCGGTGGGGTACTATGCGCTGGTCGAGTTTGCCGAAGTGACGCCTTCACCTGATTTCTTTACGGAAGAGTGTCGCTGGTGGGATATCGATCAAATTCCGCCCTTGCTGTTCGATCACAACGACATGGTTACGCTGGCACTGAAAACCCTGCGCCGTCAACTCAGCTACCAGCCTGTTGGCTACAATCTGTTGCCGACTAAGTTCACCATGCCCGATTTGCAACAGCTGTACGAAACAATTCTGGGGCAATCACTCGATCGGCGGAATTTTCAGAAACGGATGCTCGGATACGACATTCTGGAACGCCTGGAGGAGCGCAAAACGGGTGGTGCTCATAAGGCTCCGTATTTGTACCGGTTTGATAAAGAGAAGTATGAGAAAGCCTTGAAAGATGAAATTCTGTTTGTCGGGTAA